Genomic DNA from Lactuca sativa cultivar Salinas chromosome 8, Lsat_Salinas_v11, whole genome shotgun sequence:
TCGTGTTTGATAGAATACATCTGGCAAGTTTTAGAACAAAATTCAACCAAAATCCGcaatataataaaataacataaacatacactTTTTTAAAATCTATATTTAGGTGTGGAAAATTTCAACCAAATCCCACTACGAATTCTACTTTAATGCAAAAATACCTCTCCGGGTCCCGAAAAATAGACCGTTGTACTAGACACAAGCCCAGGAAGAACTAAACTATGCACACGAACCCCATCTTCTCCTAATCGTTGTCCTCTTGCCTGACacaaatacaatcttattatgTTTACTTTTAATCGTTTAACATTGGAATAATTAGGAGAAATAGCTACTCCTTTTACCAATATATTCAATTGTTTTTTACCCATGATAGCAACGTTCTTGTCTTTCTTTATCCATAATAGAAACATACTTGATGTATATGCTCGATAAAAACAATGTGCTTTTattattttaacttttttttacccATACTTATATTTTCTTTTTCCGTAACTGGTATTCTTTATCCATAGTATCATTTTGCTTGCAATGTactttatttctatttttcccTAAAGAAATAGAACTATATATATTGGCATTGTTTATGGGTGTGAGTGTTTGTATTATAGGTAAAAATAAGCAAATTATATACTGGAGCATTGGTGTCAAGATCATCTCTATTGTAGAGTTGTCCGAGGTTGGAAAGGTTATTGGCGATCTGCGCAGAATCTTGCGATGGGAACACCTGTCAGTTTTCAAACAAATCATTTCTTTTAGAAACTGCATGAAATGATTAAGATATTGAATATCATTGACTTACTCCTGCATTAGCTTTAGATTCAACAATCTCAACATTGTTATAATGAAATGAAGCTGAAATTGCAGCTTGTTGGAGTAATATCGATCCTATTGACAATGTTGGTGCAACCAGACAACCCTGAAATTTAAAACCCAAAAGATTTATTTTGTCATCAAACCCTAAAGCTTCATAATTCTTACCATGCTGGCTTTCTCGCAGAAGGCTGATAATGCTGCTATGGTTTCGGGTTTGATTCGTGGTACATATACCACACTATTCATGCCGAATGCTGTTGCCTATTAACATCAAGAAGACAACAAAACATCAGCTTAAACACCCCATTAATGGAGGTTTAAGGTTAGAGGAAAACGAGGACCTGCTTGACATTGTCGTAAACTGTTGAAGGCTCTGTGAAATCAACTACAACTGATGTCGCTTTTAACTGCGGgaaaaaattcatttaaaatggTTTGCTAAAAAAAAGTTGAATCTCTAAGATTTGATTACCTGAGATATGGAACCTAGTACCATGGTGAGATCGCTAATTATAGGTATCTCTAGAGCTTCTTCCATGCCACAAACCAGTCCTATATCTTCTCCGACTAGGTGTGAATCAACAGCTCCGGCGACTTCCATTCCTCTGGCTTTTGTGACTGCTAACACAGCAGCCATTCCGATCTCCTTAGCTGCTCCATTGATCACCACCTGTCCTCGTACCCATCAATCAATGGTTTGTTAAGAgttatatatgattaatataCCTTGATGTTGTTTTGAGGAGGTTGCTGCATTGAGCAAGAGATGGAAGGAGGGTAAGTTTTGAGGTAACGGGAAGTCTTGTGGTTTGTGGGGTGGATTTGGATTCTGAGGGCTGCCATTGTTGCTCCTGAAAGCTTTTTGTGTTGTGTAGTTTTGGATAAG
This window encodes:
- the LOC111904006 gene encoding dihydrodipicolinate reductase-like protein CRR1, chloroplastic; amino-acid sequence: MAALRIQIHPTNHKTSRYLKTYPPSISCSMQQPPQNNIKVVINGAAKEIGMAAVLAVTKARGMEVAGAVDSHLVGEDIGLVCGMEEALEIPIISDLTMVLGSISQLKATSVVVDFTEPSTVYDNVKQATAFGMNSVVYVPRIKPETIAALSAFCEKASMGCLVAPTLSIGSILLQQAAISASFHYNNVEIVESKANAGVFPSQDSAQIANNLSNLGQLYNRDDLDTNAPARGQRLGEDGVRVHSLVLPGLVSSTTVYFSGPGEMYSIKHDITNVQCLMPGLILAIRQVVRLKNLVYGLEKFL